A stretch of Peteryoungia algae DNA encodes these proteins:
- a CDS encoding MliC family protein has protein sequence MHVPILAGLALAMTAVLSLPRESRAADIKYACDDGTSLTVTFSEKAAELTLPDGEKFSLPQQPAASGFWYSNSRYELRGKGEELRFAIGRMAPVTCRNAGEVTGQFDRATRAEVELAEKDTGFDTKGKLTCLRYPNFALKELDLGEKGAAGLFIASSEGPCQLNPALDRRIEDERAGYLWGAVGPYAFFRGADGWNGGLPFVVYDARTGARLMEDVLAGEFSALALVGEELTLRYRRIFAAECSLIAAPESCSATLRRELGLEADRPMPDCRAAYQPAIAADPDAAKTIEAWPSVIEYPVERSLSNDGTSAVAIEGEITCRPAM, from the coding sequence ATGCACGTACCGATTTTGGCCGGCCTTGCACTGGCCATGACTGCCGTTCTGAGCCTTCCGCGCGAAAGCCGGGCCGCCGATATCAAATATGCCTGTGACGACGGTACCTCCCTGACCGTCACCTTCAGCGAGAAGGCGGCGGAACTCACGCTCCCAGACGGCGAGAAGTTCTCCCTTCCGCAACAGCCGGCCGCCAGCGGTTTCTGGTATTCAAACAGTCGTTACGAGCTGCGCGGCAAGGGCGAGGAATTGCGATTCGCAATCGGCCGCATGGCGCCCGTCACCTGCCGCAATGCTGGCGAGGTCACCGGACAGTTCGACAGGGCGACGCGCGCCGAGGTCGAGCTTGCCGAGAAAGACACAGGCTTCGACACGAAGGGCAAGCTTACCTGCCTGCGGTATCCGAACTTCGCCTTGAAGGAGCTCGACCTCGGCGAAAAAGGGGCGGCCGGGCTGTTCATCGCCTCGTCCGAGGGACCCTGTCAGCTCAACCCGGCGCTCGACCGCAGGATAGAGGACGAACGTGCCGGCTATCTCTGGGGCGCGGTCGGCCCTTACGCCTTCTTCCGCGGCGCAGATGGCTGGAACGGTGGCCTGCCATTCGTCGTCTACGACGCACGCACGGGCGCGCGCCTGATGGAGGATGTCCTGGCCGGCGAGTTTTCCGCGCTGGCCCTCGTCGGCGAGGAGCTGACCCTGCGCTATCGCCGCATCTTCGCCGCCGAATGCTCGCTGATTGCCGCGCCGGAGAGCTGCTCGGCCACTCTTCGCAGGGAGCTCGGCCTCGAAGCCGATCGCCCCATGCCCGATTGCCGTGCCGCATACCAACCCGCCATCGCCGCTGATCCGGATGCCGCAAAGACCATCGAGGCCTGGCCGAGCGTCATCGAATATCCGGTTGAGCGCAGCCTCTCTAATGATGGCACGTCCGCCGTCGCGATCGAAGGGGAAATCACCTGCCGGCCGGCCATGTGA
- a CDS encoding glycosyl transferase: MADFHQNGVVPTLHNLREHSQERMEKELTDFSASRPITLILPSLYSELEAPALEHIVSELSQVSYISEIVIGLDQADEKQFRHAKDYFSRLPQKHTILWHDGPRMRAIDEKLKVENLSPDQPGKGRNVWFCMGYVLAGRQAGVVALHDCDIITYSRDMLTSLVYPVSNPRFPYVFSKGYYPRIADGSLNGRVTRLLVTPLLLSLEKVVGHHPYIEYLKAFRYPLAGEFAMQTHILSDIRIPSDWGLEIGVLSELWRNYSVQTICQVDIADAYDHKHQPLSPEDAAKGLSRMSIDITKALYRKLATDGVVFSQDAFRTLKATYYRTALDLVETYYHDARMNGLTTDRHREEQAVELFAANLIEAGQLYLDKPNATPFMPSWNRVQSALPDLLHDIQEAARRDAEE; encoded by the coding sequence ATGGCGGATTTCCATCAGAATGGCGTGGTCCCAACCCTGCACAATCTTCGGGAACACTCCCAGGAACGGATGGAAAAGGAGCTCACGGACTTTTCCGCCTCCCGTCCGATCACGCTCATCCTGCCGTCGCTCTATTCCGAACTGGAAGCCCCTGCCCTCGAACACATCGTTTCCGAACTCTCGCAGGTCTCCTATATCTCCGAGATCGTCATCGGGCTCGACCAGGCGGACGAAAAGCAGTTCCGTCACGCCAAAGACTATTTCTCGCGCCTGCCGCAGAAACACACCATCTTGTGGCATGACGGTCCACGAATGCGGGCCATCGACGAGAAACTGAAGGTCGAAAATCTGTCACCCGACCAGCCGGGCAAGGGAAGAAACGTCTGGTTCTGCATGGGCTATGTGCTGGCCGGCCGGCAGGCGGGTGTGGTGGCCCTGCATGACTGCGATATCATCACCTATTCCCGCGACATGCTGACCAGCCTCGTCTATCCGGTTTCCAATCCGCGCTTCCCTTACGTTTTTTCCAAGGGCTACTATCCGCGCATTGCCGACGGATCTTTGAATGGCCGCGTGACGCGGCTGCTGGTGACACCCCTGCTGCTCAGCCTGGAAAAGGTGGTGGGGCACCATCCCTACATCGAGTACCTCAAGGCCTTCCGCTATCCGCTCGCCGGCGAATTCGCCATGCAGACCCATATCCTTTCCGACATCCGCATTCCCTCCGATTGGGGGCTGGAGATCGGCGTCCTGTCGGAACTGTGGCGCAATTATTCGGTCCAGACGATCTGCCAGGTGGATATTGCCGACGCCTATGACCACAAGCACCAGCCGCTGTCACCCGAAGATGCGGCCAAGGGGCTGTCGCGCATGTCGATCGACATCACCAAGGCGCTCTACCGCAAACTTGCGACCGACGGCGTGGTGTTCAGCCAGGACGCCTTCCGGACGCTGAAGGCCACCTATTACCGGACCGCACTGGACCTTGTGGAAACCTATTACCACGACGCAAGAATGAACGGGCTGACCACCGACCGGCACCGCGAGGAGCAGGCGGTCGAACTGTTCGCCGCCAATCTCATCGAGGCCGGCCAGCTCTATCTCGACAAGCCGAATGCCACGCCCTTCATGCCGAGCTGGAACCGGGTGCAGAGCGCCCTGCCCGACCTGTTGCACGACATACAGGAGGCCGCGCGCCGGGACGCGGAGGAATGA
- a CDS encoding HAD-IIB family hydrolase, whose amino-acid sequence MMLVFTDLDGTLLDHGSYSFEAARPALDLLKARGIPVILASSKTEAEMRPIADAIGIAHPMIVENGAGVVGLPSEAAGTDDNSSSPYKHLRAILRDLPKELSACFEGFGDWDAEEVSRKTGLSHASAVLARQRRFSEPGLFSGTDGQKQAFLDFLDRRGFTAVQGGRFFTLMPKTSKAERMAEVVAHYQSSLGTPVRTVALGDAPNDLAMLEAADCGIIIANPAHQPLPVTERERQGNILRSQQAGPEGWNIIIHQLVATGFL is encoded by the coding sequence ATGATGCTCGTCTTCACCGACCTCGACGGAACGCTGCTCGACCACGGCAGCTATTCCTTCGAGGCCGCCCGGCCGGCGCTCGACCTCTTGAAGGCGCGTGGCATCCCGGTGATCCTCGCGAGCAGCAAGACAGAGGCCGAAATGCGCCCGATTGCCGACGCGATCGGCATTGCTCACCCGATGATCGTGGAAAACGGCGCCGGCGTCGTCGGGCTGCCTTCGGAAGCGGCCGGGACGGATGACAATTCATCGAGTCCTTACAAACATCTGCGGGCAATCCTTAGGGACTTACCTAAGGAGCTCAGCGCCTGTTTCGAAGGCTTCGGGGATTGGGACGCGGAAGAGGTGTCCAGGAAGACGGGCCTCTCCCATGCCTCCGCCGTGCTTGCGCGACAGCGGCGCTTTTCGGAGCCCGGTCTTTTCAGCGGGACCGATGGGCAGAAGCAGGCGTTTCTCGACTTCCTCGATAGACGAGGCTTCACGGCCGTCCAGGGCGGACGCTTCTTCACGCTGATGCCGAAGACCTCCAAGGCCGAGCGCATGGCCGAGGTGGTCGCGCATTATCAGTCGAGCCTGGGAACGCCTGTTCGCACCGTCGCGCTCGGGGATGCGCCCAATGACCTTGCCATGCTGGAAGCCGCCGATTGCGGCATCATCATCGCCAATCCCGCGCACCAGCCCCTGCCCGTCACGGAGCGGGAAAGGCAGGGGAATATCCTGCGTTCGCAGCAGGCCGGTCCCGAAGGCTGGAACATCATTATCCATCAACTCGTTGCCACGGGATTTCTCTGA
- the rlmB gene encoding 23S rRNA (guanosine(2251)-2'-O)-methyltransferase RlmB codes for MAKDPKIDKTARDTHYATLRRQVRDARRERGEIPTPEPQKPRKSNAGWTPPKLAPEQVLLYGLHTVRAALDNPERKLIKLSATQNALVRLEIASVENLGIPFETVTPQDLDKILGPEAIHQGVMLETRPLPPRRLEALQDSPLILVLDQVTDPHNVGAIMRSAVAFDAGAVITTQRHSPTESGVMAKSASGALELIPYIQVTNLADALAELHKLGFFSVGLDSDGPAPMEETLVGDRIALVLGAEGKGLRQKTRETVSALARLDMPGAIKSLNVSNAAAIALYASRQHLATKG; via the coding sequence ATGGCCAAAGATCCGAAAATCGACAAAACCGCCCGCGACACCCATTATGCGACGCTGCGCCGACAGGTGCGCGATGCCAGGCGCGAAAGGGGCGAAATTCCCACGCCGGAGCCGCAGAAGCCGCGCAAGAGCAATGCCGGCTGGACACCGCCGAAGCTCGCGCCGGAGCAGGTGCTGCTCTACGGGCTGCACACCGTACGCGCTGCACTCGACAATCCTGAACGCAAGCTGATCAAGCTTTCGGCGACACAAAATGCGCTGGTCCGGCTCGAAATCGCATCTGTGGAAAACCTCGGCATTCCCTTTGAGACGGTGACCCCGCAGGACCTCGACAAGATCCTGGGCCCCGAAGCGATCCACCAGGGCGTGATGCTGGAGACCCGGCCGCTGCCGCCGCGCCGGCTGGAGGCACTGCAAGACAGCCCACTGATCCTGGTGCTTGACCAGGTCACCGATCCACACAATGTCGGGGCGATCATGCGCTCGGCCGTCGCCTTCGATGCCGGTGCCGTCATCACCACGCAGCGGCATAGCCCGACGGAATCGGGCGTGATGGCGAAATCGGCGTCCGGTGCGCTGGAACTTATCCCCTATATCCAGGTGACCAATCTCGCCGATGCGCTCGCCGAGTTGCACAAGCTCGGCTTCTTCTCGGTCGGTCTCGATTCGGACGGGCCAGCGCCGATGGAGGAGACCCTTGTCGGCGACAGGATCGCGCTGGTGCTCGGCGCCGAAGGCAAGGGACTGAGGCAGAAGACGCGTGAGACGGTATCGGCGCTTGCCCGCCTCGACATGCCGGGCGCCATCAAGTCGCTCAACGTCTCGAATGCGGCAGCCATCGCGCTTTACGCCTCGCGCCAGCATCTGGCGACCAAGGGCTGA
- the tuf gene encoding elongation factor Tu: MAKSKFERNKPHVNIGTIGHVDHGKTSLTAAITKYFGEFKAYDQIDAAPEEKARGITISTAHVEYETPNRHYAHVDCPGHADYVKNMITGAAQMDGAILVCSAADGPMPQTREHILLARQVGVPAIVVFLNKVDQVDDAELLELVELEVRELLSSYDFPGDDIPFVKGSALAALNDSDKKIGEDAVRELMAAVDAYIPTPERPIDQPFLMPIEDVFSISGRGTVVTGRVERGIVKVGEEVEFVGIRDTKKTTVTGVEMFRKLLDQGQAGDNIGALVRGIQRDDVERGQVLCKPGSVKPHKKFMAEAYILTKEEGGRHTPFFTNYRPQFYFRTTDVTGIVSLPEGTEMVMPGDNVTVQVELIVPIAMEEKLRFAIREGGRTVGAGIVASIIE, translated from the coding sequence ATGGCAAAGAGTAAGTTTGAGCGCAACAAGCCGCACGTCAACATCGGCACGATCGGCCACGTCGACCACGGCAAGACGTCTCTGACGGCAGCGATCACCAAGTACTTCGGTGAATTCAAGGCCTATGATCAGATCGACGCAGCTCCGGAAGAAAAGGCCCGCGGCATCACCATCTCGACGGCCCACGTCGAGTATGAGACGCCGAACCGCCACTACGCGCACGTCGACTGCCCCGGCCACGCCGACTACGTCAAGAACATGATCACCGGTGCAGCGCAGATGGACGGCGCGATCCTGGTCTGCTCGGCTGCCGATGGCCCGATGCCGCAGACCCGCGAGCACATCCTGCTCGCCCGTCAGGTTGGCGTTCCCGCGATCGTGGTCTTCCTGAACAAGGTCGACCAGGTTGACGACGCAGAACTTCTGGAACTCGTCGAACTGGAAGTTCGCGAACTCCTGTCGTCCTACGACTTCCCCGGCGACGACATCCCCTTCGTCAAGGGTTCGGCTCTGGCTGCCCTGAACGACAGCGACAAGAAGATCGGCGAAGATGCCGTTCGCGAGCTGATGGCCGCTGTTGACGCCTACATCCCGACGCCTGAGCGTCCGATCGACCAGCCCTTCCTGATGCCGATCGAAGACGTGTTCTCGATCTCTGGCCGTGGTACGGTTGTCACGGGCCGCGTCGAGCGTGGTATCGTCAAGGTTGGCGAAGAAGTCGAATTCGTCGGCATCCGCGACACCAAGAAGACGACGGTGACCGGCGTTGAAATGTTCCGCAAGCTGCTCGACCAGGGCCAGGCTGGCGACAACATCGGTGCGCTCGTCCGTGGTATCCAGCGCGACGACGTCGAGCGTGGCCAGGTTCTCTGCAAGCCGGGTTCGGTCAAGCCGCACAAGAAGTTCATGGCAGAAGCCTACATCCTGACGAAGGAAGAAGGCGGCCGTCATACGCCGTTCTTCACCAACTATCGTCCGCAGTTCTACTTCCGCACGACGGACGTGACCGGTATCGTGTCGCTTCCGGAAGGCACGGAAATGGTTATGCCGGGCGACAACGTCACGGTTCAGGTTGAGCTGATCGTTCCGATCGCGATGGAAGAAAAGCTGCGCTTCGCGATCCGCGAAGGCGGCCGTACCGTCGGCGCCGGCATCGTCGCCTCGATCATCGAGTAA
- a CDS encoding pentapeptide repeat-containing protein, producing the protein MIRISNAALPGSEFDDSDLTESRFTDVSLKEAVFSNVDLGRCLITDANADQMVVRNVAMNAAVIENVVMHAASLTHVDLNGSTIRFASFADTTIAECDLTGMTINGYLVTDLLRLAEEQFLERA; encoded by the coding sequence ATGATCCGTATCAGCAATGCCGCCCTGCCCGGCTCGGAATTCGACGACAGTGACCTGACAGAGTCCCGCTTCACCGACGTCTCTCTGAAAGAGGCCGTTTTCAGCAATGTCGACCTCGGGCGCTGTCTGATCACCGACGCCAATGCGGACCAGATGGTGGTCCGCAATGTGGCGATGAATGCGGCGGTAATCGAGAACGTCGTCATGCATGCAGCCAGCCTCACCCATGTCGACCTGAACGGCAGCACGATCCGCTTTGCGAGCTTCGCCGACACCACGATCGCCGAATGCGACCTCACCGGCATGACGATCAACGGCTATCTCGTGACCGACCTGTTGCGGCTGGCCGAAGAGCAGTTTCTCGAAAGGGCCTGA
- the secE gene encoding preprotein translocase subunit SecE, which yields MASKGNPFAFLQQVRSETNKVTWPSRRETMISTLMVLAMVFFAALFFFGADQLISWLLGLVLSVGN from the coding sequence ATGGCATCCAAGGGTAATCCATTCGCGTTTCTGCAGCAGGTACGCTCTGAGACGAACAAGGTAACGTGGCCCTCGCGCCGCGAGACCATGATTTCGACGCTCATGGTCCTGGCGATGGTGTTTTTCGCTGCGCTGTTTTTCTTCGGCGCTGACCAGCTGATCAGCTGGTTGCTCGGCCTTGTGCTGAGCGTTGGCAATTAA
- the nusG gene encoding transcription termination/antitermination protein NusG, protein MAARWYIVHAYSNFEKKVAEDIEHKARQKGLEHLFEKILVPTEKVVEIRRGRKVDSERKFFPGYVLVRANLTDEAYHLIKNTPKVTGFLGSDNKPVPIPDFEAERILGQVQEGVERPKSSVSFEIGEQVRVSDGPFASFNGIVQDVDEERSRLKVEVSIFGRATPVELEYSQVEKV, encoded by the coding sequence ATGGCGGCACGTTGGTACATCGTCCACGCGTATTCGAATTTTGAAAAGAAGGTCGCGGAAGACATTGAGCACAAGGCGCGTCAGAAGGGCCTTGAGCATCTCTTCGAGAAGATCCTCGTTCCGACCGAGAAGGTCGTCGAGATTCGTCGCGGTCGCAAGGTGGACAGCGAACGCAAGTTCTTCCCCGGTTACGTGCTGGTGCGTGCGAACCTGACGGATGAAGCTTATCACCTGATCAAGAATACCCCGAAGGTTACGGGTTTCCTCGGTTCCGACAACAAGCCGGTTCCGATCCCGGATTTCGAGGCAGAGCGCATTCTGGGTCAGGTCCAGGAGGGTGTTGAGCGTCCGAAGTCTTCCGTATCCTTCGAGATCGGCGAACAGGTTCGCGTTTCCGACGGTCCTTTCGCTTCCTTCAACGGCATCGTCCAGGATGTGGATGAAGAGCGCTCGCGCCTCAAGGTCGAAGTGTCGATCTTCGGTCGCGCGACCCCCGTCGAGCTTGAATACAGTCAGGTCGAAAAGGTCTGA
- the rplK gene encoding 50S ribosomal protein L11: MAKKIAGQLKLQVKAGSANPSPPIGPALGQRGINIMEFCKAFNAATQEMEKGMPIPVVITYYQDKSFTFAMKQPPVTYWLKKEAKITSGSKTPGKGAKVGTITKAQVRAIAEGKMKDLNAADIDGAMLMVEGSARSMGLEVVA, from the coding sequence ATGGCTAAGAAAATTGCAGGCCAGCTCAAGCTCCAGGTCAAGGCAGGATCGGCAAACCCGTCCCCGCCGATCGGCCCGGCACTTGGTCAGCGTGGCATCAACATCATGGAATTCTGCAAGGCGTTCAATGCCGCCACGCAGGAAATGGAAAAGGGTATGCCGATCCCGGTCGTCATCACCTATTACCAGGACAAGTCCTTCACCTTCGCAATGAAGCAGCCGCCGGTCACCTACTGGCTGAAGAAGGAAGCAAAGATCACCTCCGGCTCGAAGACTCCGGGCAAGGGTGCGAAGGTCGGTACGATCACCAAGGCGCAGGTCCGCGCAATTGCCGAAGGCAAGATGAAGGATCTGAACGCCGCCGACATCGATGGCGCAATGCTGATGGTTGAGGGCTCTGCCCGCTCCATGGGCCTGGAAGTGGTGGCTTGA
- the rplA gene encoding 50S ribosomal protein L1 has product MTKVAKRIQKSREGIDPTKLIALSDAIVLVKERATAKFDETVEIAMNLGVDPRHADQMVRGVVNLPNGTGRDVRVAVFARGAKADEAKAAGADIVGAEDLLEIVQGGKIDFDRCIATPDMMPLVGRLGKVLGPRGMMPNPKVGTVTMDVAGAVKASKGGAVEFRVEKAGIIHAGIGKASFDAKALEENIKAFADAVIKAKPAGAKGNYLKRVAISSTMGPGVRIEPSTVTV; this is encoded by the coding sequence ATGACTAAGGTTGCAAAGCGTATCCAGAAGAGCCGCGAAGGCATCGATCCCACCAAGCTGATTGCCCTTTCGGATGCAATCGTTCTGGTCAAGGAGCGTGCCACCGCAAAGTTCGACGAAACCGTCGAAATCGCCATGAACCTCGGCGTCGATCCGCGTCACGCAGACCAGATGGTCCGCGGCGTGGTCAACCTGCCGAACGGTACCGGCCGTGATGTTCGCGTCGCCGTCTTCGCACGTGGCGCCAAGGCTGATGAAGCCAAGGCCGCTGGTGCAGACATTGTCGGCGCCGAAGACCTGCTGGAAATCGTCCAGGGCGGCAAGATCGACTTCGATCGCTGCATCGCCACCCCGGACATGATGCCGCTCGTCGGTCGCCTCGGTAAGGTTCTCGGCCCGCGTGGCATGATGCCAAACCCGAAGGTTGGCACCGTGACCATGGACGTCGCTGGCGCCGTCAAGGCATCCAAGGGCGGTGCTGTCGAGTTCCGCGTTGAGAAGGCTGGTATCATCCATGCCGGCATCGGCAAGGCATCCTTCGACGCCAAGGCTCTGGAAGAAAACATCAAGGCATTCGCCGACGCCGTCATCAAGGCGAAGCCGGCTGGCGCCAAGGGTAACTATCTGAAGCGCGTTGCTATCTCCTCGACCATGGGTCCGGGCGTGCGCATCGAGCCGTCGACGGTCACCGTTTGA
- the rplJ gene encoding 50S ribosomal protein L10 produces the protein MERAEKREFVTELNEVFKASGSVVVAHYAGVTVAQMNDFRSKMRAAGGTVKVAKNRLAKIALQGTEAEGITDLFKGQTLIAFSTDPIVAPKVVMEFAKTNDKIVVLGGAMGTTTLSPDAVKSLATLPSLDELRAKLLGMIQTPATRIAGVVAAPAAQLARVFAAYAKKDEAA, from the coding sequence GTGGAAAGAGCGGAAAAACGCGAATTCGTCACAGAACTGAACGAAGTCTTCAAGGCTTCCGGTTCGGTTGTTGTGGCCCACTATGCTGGTGTCACGGTTGCGCAGATGAACGATTTTCGTTCGAAGATGCGCGCTGCTGGCGGCACCGTCAAAGTCGCGAAGAACCGCCTGGCCAAGATCGCTCTTCAGGGCACGGAAGCCGAAGGGATCACGGATCTCTTCAAGGGCCAGACGCTGATTGCATTCAGCACTGACCCGATTGTGGCTCCGAAGGTCGTCATGGAATTCGCCAAGACCAACGACAAGATCGTTGTGCTCGGCGGCGCCATGGGAACAACCACCTTGTCCCCCGATGCAGTCAAGTCGCTTGCGACCCTGCCTTCGTTGGACGAACTGCGTGCAAAGCTGCTGGGCATGATTCAGACCCCGGCTACCCGCATCGCAGGTGTTGTGGCAGCACCGGCAGCTCAGCTTGCTCGCGTGTTTGCGGCCTATGCAAAGAAGGACGAAGCCGCGTAA
- the rplL gene encoding 50S ribosomal protein L7/L12, with amino-acid sequence MADLAKIVEDLSALTVLEAAELSKMLEEKWGVSAAAPVAVAAAGGAAPAAAEEEKTEFDVILTDAGANKINVIKEVRAITGLGLKEAKDLVEGAPKAVKEGVSKAEAADLKKKLEDAGAKVDVK; translated from the coding sequence ATGGCTGATCTCGCAAAGATCGTTGAAGACCTCTCTGCTCTGACCGTTCTGGAAGCTGCTGAGCTTTCCAAGATGCTTGAAGAAAAGTGGGGCGTTTCGGCTGCTGCACCGGTAGCCGTTGCTGCTGCTGGCGGCGCTGCTCCGGCCGCTGCTGAAGAAGAAAAGACCGAGTTCGACGTCATCCTCACGGATGCCGGCGCGAACAAGATCAACGTCATCAAGGAAGTCCGCGCCATCACCGGTCTCGGCCTCAAGGAAGCCAAGGACCTCGTCGAAGGCGCTCCGAAGGCTGTCAAGGAAGGCGTTTCCAAGGCTGAAGCCGCTGACCTCAAGAAGAAGCTTGAAGACGCCGGCGCCAAGGTCGACGTTAAGTAA